The following is a genomic window from Apodemus sylvaticus chromosome 10, mApoSyl1.1, whole genome shotgun sequence.
GTTCTCTTGAGTTCTGTCATGCTGGACAAGCACCACTGGTTTACACACACCTACCTGATTTATCTCCATGTTGGAGAAGCATTCTTACACCTTAGACCCAACTCCCAGGCTTTGAAAACTgaccttgtctttttttcttccacaggGTGTAAACACAGGTGACAGCTTGTAAGTATGAAACTTTGTCTAGAATTGTCAGTAAAAGGAAAGCAGGGTAGGCGTGGGGGAACCTGCCTGTGCTCAGATTCAGCCCTGGTAAGGGGACAGACATCTAATTCCTACCACTTTTGCTGACACCATAGCCCCTCTCAGCTTCCCCAGTCTCAGGATCTGCTGCTAATCCCAAAACTTTCACATCTGGGGGAGGGTGAGTCACATGGGCAATGTCCCACTGCTGCCTCCCATGGAAGAACAGCACCATGAACATTCTGTCTGAACAACAATGGCATCCTGCCCTGATGAACTCTGAACTCAGGCCTGGAGGAAAGACACTGATTCCTCCCAGTGAACCCAGGATGGAACTGTACTCCACACCCACAGGGGGTGGCTCTCAATCTGAGGGTCTAAGAGTCTAAGGAAACAGGGACCCTTTTGTTGGACACTCTGATGCCATCAGTATCTCCCCATGCCTCTTTGTCCTGACTAGAAGCTGCCCCAAAGGATTCACATGCTGTGACAATGAATGCTGCCCAGAAAGAAAGGCCTGGGATCCTGCAAATGACCCCTTCAGGTAAGCTGGGGGTCACCACCTCTGGGCTTCATTCACTGAGGGCTGAGTCCACCAGAGacaaggtgggggtgggtgatggAAGGGGTTTGGCAAGGGAGCATGGCCTAGGCACTCATGACAATACCCTCCCCCTCCCTAGGTTCCTGGTCATCATCTTATTGATCATGGTTGCCCTCTTGTTCATCTATGGGCTACTACTGGAGTGCTTTCACCTCTGGGGGAGGGTGAGTCACATGGGCAAATGTCCCAATTGTAGAAGAGATCAGCATGACATCAGAACAGGGGATCATCTGAAAACCACAGAACCACCCTTCACTGCTCCCCTAGAGAGCATTTATGTCAGCTCCTTGGATTCCCCACCACCCTACAGTCAGGTGCGTCTTTCTGTCCCAATACCTAATGTGTTTCATAGCCAGCTGTTGAACATGTTGTCAGAATGGAttggggaagggggataatgGATAGGCAGTGGCTCTGCCAACCCTATTTGCCATTCTTTGCCTCCAGACTCTAAATAAAACAAGTATCCCTTTTCTCCTTCAGATTGTTCTGAATCCAACTCCCACAGAACTATCTCCTCCCTACAGCCTCAGGCCTGAGGGCCTTGCTGGTCAGATGAGAGGGGATGCCTATGCAACCCTGTGAGCTGCCTCACACACAGACCTCTTGGATCAAGCCCAGGACCCTGGAATGACTGCTGATCCCATCATGTCTCTTGTactttgatttaatttaatttaattttttttatacacCACGGCCCCCTCCCGTTCTGTCTTGAGATCTAAGCTGGGTCCAGAATCTCTGTCCCACATTCAAGGTTGTTGACAACTTTAAGAATTGGCAATGGCTGTAGTGGTTGCAGAGAGATCATTGCTAGTGGAGTGGCAACCTTGACTGGACAGCTCACCCCACCATCCTACAGAAGCACTTCCGTGCCTGGAAGAGATTGAAGACTGAACAGCACagactctgagccatcttccaaccATACCTGAGCAGAGAGGGCCTCGCTGTCCCTCTATAGCAATGTGAGAACCCAGGGACTGAGTGTCAGAAGCTGGCTGCAGAGTGGGGATACAGAAAAGATCAGAGGCTGAGGAAACAATTCTGACTTCTTCCATTGGTGACTGACTGCACTGACACCTGCTGGGAGGACTGAGCAGCCAAGGTGTGATGAAGGCTTAGACCTTCAACTTCCTGGGATTTGGGAGCAATAAAGAAATGAACTTGGAAACTCCCAAGATATCCGAATCCAGTCCTGGGAGACCAGAACTCAATTAAGTATGGAACTCTCAGGGAGATACAAGTGAGAACCAGGCTTCTGGGAGAAGGTAGGGTGGGGAGAAAGCCTGGAGAAGCAGGCATGGTTAGACTCCTGTCCAGTGAGGCCAAGGAGCACTTCCTTCCACATTCCTCTCCTGGAATCccctggagggagaggggaggcagacctcaccttgctcctcctcctgctgagcCTGGGTTCCAGGCACTAGAGCTCAGACTCCTAAAGAGAAGGTTTTGTCCTGTAGCTGAGAGACTGAGGACAGCCTGGAGTGTGGACTGTATTGAGGGGTCGATGAGTAAAGACAGTTTTGGTGCCCATGCTTTTGCACCTTACCCCTGTCTTTACTGTGTGTACTGCAGAGGGCTGAAGGCCCCTGTTTCTCTTCAGACAGACCACACTACCAAAGCTCACAGCTTAGGTGTGCAGGCAAATCAGGTGTGTCTATCTTGGACTCTCAGTAAACCAGGCCGGCTATTGAAGATGGTATAGGGCTTTCCATTCAGTGGTATGGCCTGGAGAGAGTTGCTTTCTGCAGTTTAGTGGCTGAAAAGTTTTATCATCTTTAAAATGTGTGTCAGTGTTTTgttagggtgtcagatcccctggaattggtgTTCTAGATGACTATGTCCTGGCTTGTGGGTATTGGGTATTGAACCCCAGTTCTGCAGAGCTGCCTGTATTCTAACCAtcgagacatctctccaggcccctgaaTGCATCTATTCCCACTCATTATAGTCCCTACTGTGGGTGAGAGTGAAGAGATGTTAGGTTTTCAGAGGTGACCTAGCACTGTCCATTCCACCAATATTTGTAAAGCCACTGCTCTACTGTTCGTATTCTCGATGTCCAGGATGAGACCAGGTGCGATGCCACTTCTCAGGATAAATCTGTAGAGAGGCCCACACCAAAGCTCACAAAGATGCAGATGTGCACATTCTGGTGCGCTGGACTGGGGGTGTGTGAAACACTGGCCCACATCCATTGACCTGTGGGAGCTAGTTCTGTTAGACATGCATCCACGCTGAACCCCCATGCCCTCAGGATGAAGGATCTGTCATGCCAACCTGCACTGTGTCTGTCTTATTGGGAGAAATGATAAGTTCATAGAAGCTTtgtaaaataaactcaaatattttatttttataaatgtgtgtttatgtgtttctctGCACCTGTGATAAGATCTAGAAGAACCAGGTGCTGTGGTGAAGTTCCAGGTTAGTCAGGATTTTGAAGCAGGGAATTACAGACCCTTTTGGACTCTGATGGGTCAAGTGTAGGTAACACACTTCCTTCTTTCAGAAGTTATAGAGCAAAGGATGGAGTTGCTCTTGTCCAGTGTCATTGCTGTGACGTTTAAAATGTGAACAGAGCCAAATGCACCAAGTAAATCCTGAGACACTTTGAATTTCACTTATCGTATTTTAGCATTTATATGTGATGTTGGTTTTATTTAGTAGCAAGGTAGTGACCTTTAATTCTAGtattaaggaggcagaggcaagcagatctctgagtttaaggccagccaagtctactgagtgagttccaggatgccaggagtacacagagaaaccctgtctcaaaagtaaggtGATTTTGAATTTCACATAAAAAGTTgtcttaggggctggagaaatggctcagtagttaagagcactgactgctcttctgaagatcctgagttcaaatctgagcaaccacattgtggctcacaatcaactgtaaggagatctgacatcttcttctggagtgtctgaataaAGCAACAGTagattcacatataataaataaataaatcttttttttaaaaagtaacttagttagagttttactgctatgaatagaCACTATTACCAAGGCAGCGCTTaataagacatttaattggggttagcttataggttcagaggttcagtccagaatcatcaaggcaggaacatactAGCATCTAAGCTGGCATGATGCAGGAGAAGTTCAGAGTTCTAATCCTCATCTGACGATCActaggagaatactggcttccaggcagctacaatgagggtctcaaagcccacatccacagtgacactcctactccaacaaggccacaccttacaatagtgccactccctgatccaAGCACAGACAAATCATCACAATCCACTCCCTGACCCCCCATTGGCTTACTCAAACATGTGACTCTATGGGTCCATATATAGCCATaacataataaaatgtatattcaGTATAACTTCCAAAGACTCCATATTTGATAGCAGTATCAACAATGTTACAAGTCTtaagttcaaaatctcttctgagatccatccaaTCGCTTACCTGTAATTCTGGAATCAAGAAAGGAAACCAGCTGGGAAACTTGAAACTCTGAAACTCCATGTGTGTCTGATGTAGAAGTGGTCTTCAGAACTCCAACTCCTTTCTAatctttgttgactgtaacaAGCTTCTTTTCCTAGGTTGGTTccattccctgttagcagctttttcTCAGTGGATATCCCATGGTTCTGATATCTCAaaaatcttggggtctccaaggcagcttcaatgttacagcttctccGTTTAGTGTCTGGAATCCACACATGATTTTCTGGGCTCTACCAAAGGACTgtcatcacttctccagctctgtcctctgtagcatTCTAAGCTTAGGTTGATCTACTCCACTGATGCTGCTGTTGTTGGTCATtattccatggtactggcatctctaatatgctggatcttctgctgcaactaggttTCCCCAACAGGCTCTCAAAGGCTCTCTTCAAGGTGCCAAGAATCAATTCTATGTATGAACCATGGGTCACCAagtacaactgaggctgcacagTCACCAATGGCctcccatggcctctcacagtggcAAGTGTctactgctcttcatgaccccttcgaGACATCAAAACAagtactacctgggtgactcttgcattatcaagtacagctgcagcatgtggtacaaccttggctatctgtGGAACACatgttctctgtgctctcaggaaacactttccCTCTCCTTAGTGAGGcagctctcttctcttctctctttttttttccaggaggtTTGTAGTTGGTGTTGTTGTTgccttttattgttttgttttgtttttgttttgtttttgagacaggagttctctctgtagccctggctgtcttcattctgtagaccaggctggcctcaaactcagaaatttgcctgcctctgcctcccaactgctgggattaagggcgtgtgctaccactgccctgctttctcttttttcttttcaatttctttcaaaataaaattttcaatatctatttatttcactctctctgtcttcagacacaccagaagagggcataagatccccattatagatggtggtgagccaccatgtggttgctgggaattgaactcaggacttctaaaagagcagttagtgctcttcacagctgagtcatctctccagcccaaagatttatttttatttatttatttattttttttgtgagtACACTGACAGTGTCTTcatacataccagaagagggcatgggagcactgtacagaaagttgtgagccaccatgtggtgctgggaattgaactcaggacctcagtagCTGCTGAGTTCTACTGCTTCTGGAGATGGAACATGGTACTCCTTATTCTATTACCAACTCTCTGTTTCCCAACGTTCTGCCTAAacttgactatcctggaacttgctctgcagattgaccttgaacacagagacctgcatgtctctgtcttctggaatgctgggaataaaggcatgtaccagcaTGCCtgaatttaagcttttcttcacctagaacctgcttggtcccaggcaggccttgaactcttagatctgtttggctttgtctcctgggattaaaggtgtgtactctaTACCTGGACCTAAATGAAGCTGGGCAGGATCTCGCTCCCAAATACCTTAATCTGCTCTCTCCAAGAgcataggattcagctccatttcacttcctggggCCCTGCTAATActggaaccatatattttatatttttcctttcttagcatgagtacttaaccagagaacaaattttctgctgggttttttgagacttcctttgtcaatgcaattaatctaaatctcttctcCCTCACcttaggcagactcttcagacaagagcAAAAACTAGATACATTCTGCCGCAAAATAATACAAAAGTAGTTTCTAAACTACATACTGAAATTTTTCACTGAAATGGCTTGGTCTAGGTCCTCATAATTGAAATCATTCTCACTAAcaaagtcttccacattcctACTAGGCTGGTTCATTTAGCCCTACTTAAAGCATTcttctgctttccaaatccaaagtccccaaaacTACTTTCTTACAAACAatagcatggtcaggcctatcacagcaataccctactTCTGGTACAAaattctgtcttagggttttactgctgtgaaaagacaccatggccaaggcaacatTATTGCTTGtcttgaatttaaaatttttattttaaaggttttgttttgtttttataatatctGATGGTGcaggcacacacttttaatcccagactGGATACAGATTGAGGTGGAATCActtgagttgaaggccagtctggtctacagagtgagtttcaggacaaccagagttacacagagaagccctctcttgaaaatataaaacaggGCTGACCAgaatgagcagaggtcctgaattcaaattcccagcaactacatgatggctcacaaccatcagtacagctacagtgtattcatatacataaaataaataaaaaattgaaatactaaaatgatattgaaagatattttaattacatccattcatttgctctctctctctatctaccccccttgtgtttatgtgtgtttgtgtgtgtgtgtgtgtgtgtgtgtttgcagtcaAGTACATTTAGTTGACTTTCTCCTTCTACTAcatgggtcccagagatcaaattAAGGTTTTCAAAGCTGGATGTGAcagtacaggcctttaatcactgaattcagtaggcagaggcacAGGGATCTCTATGAGACAGAGGATAGCCTGGTCAACGGAATGggtgccaggacagccaagctctGTACAGAGATCCTGTATCAGAAAACAAttccaataaagaaaagaaagcaaagtctggcagtggtggcacatgcctttaatcccagaacttgggaggcacaggcaggcggatttctgagttcaaggccagcctagtctacagagtgagttccaggacagccagggctacacagagaaaccctttctgggaaaaaaaaaaccaaaacaaacaaacaaacaaacaaaagcaaagaaaccaaaattcaggTTTTCGGGCTTGTTGGTAAGCACATTCACCCAGCAAATCACCTGGCTGGCCTtacaggtttgttttgttttaaatttttttgtttccttttcatgGGTCTGAGTATTTATTGCATAGATGTTTATGtcccatatgcatgcctggtgccctcagagttCAGAAGCCGGCAtcatctagaactggagtttcaggtgttTATGAGCCGTCTTGATTACAGATTCTGGAAACAGAATCCAGGTCCAAGGACATCTGCTCTCCAACTCTGAGTCACCTTTCCAGactgttctccctcccaactcACACAGGGTgactctgtgtagtcttggctgacctggaacttgctctgtagaccaggctagcttcagtaACCcacctgtctcttgtctctggaaTGCTGGGGTTTAAAGGTTTGTGCTAccaacacctggcttttttttttttaattcaatcctAGCTGCTCCAGATCTCACTATTTAAATCAtaatagctttgaactcacagagatttgccttcttatccttgctgggattaaaggttgggCAACCACGCCCTGCTCTTACCACTATTTAAGCACAGCATAGCAGAGGGACATCCATAGCGCTCTGCTCCATCCAACTTTCAAAGTTGGCAAATCAATCTCTTCTAAACTCCCAATTCCCAATTCCTCAAACTCAAGCAAGGCCAGGTCTTCtctacttcccttttctgagCTCTAGGTCAGCTCAGTGCCCTGGTTGTGCCCAACTCTGGTGTGTTAACTGAGCCCCTATCCTGAGGCTGGGCCCCATAGGTAGAGGGAAGTTGGGAAGGTCTTGCCCTGTCACTCTGTCCTTACACACAGAAGCTCAGTGGCCCCCTTGCAGGGATGATGGACTCCTGTGTTCTGGGCATACTCACCTTGATCTTTGGCCTGCTTTCCAGACTCCAAGGAGTAAGCACCAATGAGGTAAGCCATTCTTCTGTGAATTTGGGAGGACTCTATGGGGCAGAGCCTTATCCCTGGACATGGctgttggagggagggagagtctgaGACCCACTGTCTGGAACAATCTCTGAGCAGAGACTAGCCCACAGTTCTTTGTGAGACAGAGATTCCTGTTCCCAGTCCGGCCTCAAACTGTCTCCGTAGCCTTGAATAGCTCTATCTTCTCTTGAGTTCTGTCATAATGGATAAGCAGCACTGGTTTACACACACCAACCTGATTTATCTCCATGTTGGAAAAGCATTCCCATACCTGAGACCCAACTCCCAGGCTTTGAGCATTGACCTCTGTCTTTTCTTCCACAGGGGGCAAACACATGTGACAGCTTGTAAGTATGGGACTTTGTCTAGAATTATCAGTAAAagaaaggtggggtgggggtgggggaacctgCATGTGCCCAGATTCTGCCCTGCATAAGGGGACAGACTCCTAATTCCTATCACTTTTGCTGAAACCATAGCCCATCTCACCTTACCCAACCTCAGAATCTGCAGTCTGGAACTGTTGCTAATCCCCAACCTttcacagctgggggagggggagtcacaTGGGCAATGTCCCACTGCTGCCTCCCATGGGAGATCAGCACCATGACCATTCTGCTTGAGGAACAGTGGCATCCTGCCCTGATGAACTCTGAACTCAGGCCTCAAGTCCAGACCCCGAATCCTCCCAGTGAACCCAGGATGGAACTGTACCCCAAAACCACTAAGAGTGGCTTGCAACCTGAGCTTCAAAGAGTCTAGGGAATCAGGGACCTTTTATTTGACACTCTGATGCCATCAGTATCTCCCCATGTCTGTTTGTCCTGACTAGAAGCTGCCCCAAAGGATTCACATGCTGTGACAATGAATGCTGCCCAGAAAGAAAGGCCTGGGATCCTGCAAATGACCCCTTCCTGTAAGCCGGGGTCACCACTTCTGGTCATCATTCACTGAGGGCTGGGTCCACCAGAGacaaggtgggggtgggtgttggAGGGGGTTTGGCAAGGGAGCATGGCCTAGGTACTCATGACAACACCATGCCCCACCCTAGGCTCTTGTTCATCATCTTGTTGGTCACGGTCACCATCTTTTGCATCTGTGGGCTAGTGGAGTACTTCTGTCCCAATTGTAGAAAAGAGGAGCAAGATGACAGAACAGGGGATCATCAGAATTCCCGAAAACCGACCTCCATTGCTCCCCTAGAGAGCATTTGGATCACCTCCTTGGATCCCCCACCTTGCTACAGTCGGGTGCGTCTTTTTGTCCAAATATCTAATGTTTTATAGCCAGCTGTTGAACATGTTGTCATAATGGGttggggaagggggataatgGATAGGTAGTGGCTCTGCCAACCCTATTTGCCATTCTTTGCCCCCAGACTCTAAATAAAACAAGTATCTCTTTTCTCCTGCAGGTTGTTCTGAATCCAACTCCCACAGAACCACTTCCTTTCTCCAGCCTCAGGCCTGAGGGCCCTGCTGGTCAGATGAGAGGGAATGCCTATGCAACCCTGTGAGCTCCCTTACACATAGACCTCTTGGATCAAGCCCAGGACCCTGGAATGAATGCTGAACCCATCATGTCTCTTGTACTTTGATTTAATTTATTGCTTGTATACAATGCTTAACCCTCTCCTTCTGGCTTGAGAGCTAAGTCCAGAATCTCTGTCCCACATTCAAGGTTGTTGACAGCTTTAAGAATTGGCAGTGGCTGTATACAGTGTATGCAGAGAGATCATTGCTAGTGGACTGCCAACCTTGACTGGACAGCTCACCCCGCCATCCTACAGAAGCACTTCTGTGCCTGGCAGAGATTGAAGACTGAACAGCACagactctgagccatcttccaaccATACATGGGCAGAGAGGGCCTCGCTGTCCCTCTATAGCAATGTGAGAACCCAGGGACTGAGTGTCAGAAGCTGGCTGCAGTGTAGGGATGGAGACAAGGTCAGAGGCTGAGGAAACACTTCCAGCTTCTTCCATTGGTGACTGACTGCACTGACACCTGCTAGGAGGACTGAGCATCCAAGATGTGATGAAGGCTTAGACCTTCAGCTTCCTGGGACTTGGGGGCACTAAAGAAATGAACAGGAAAGCTTTCCCAATTCTATTCCAGTCCTGTGACCTgctttcctgggagaccagagcTTGACTCATAACCATGGGACTCATAGGGATATACAAGCCAGAAAACAGCCTCTTAGCAGAAGGTAGGGGAGGGAGAAAGCCTGGAGAAGCAGGCATGGTTAGACTCCTATGGAGCGAGGCACACAATGATGCAGATAAGCATCTTCTGGTGCTCTGGACCAGAAAGGCTGTGAAACCCTGGTCCACATCCATTGACCTGTGGGACCTTCTTCTGTAAGACAGGCACACATCCCCTAATGATGAAGGATCTGTCATGCCAACCTACATTGTGTCTATTTGATTGGGAGAAAAGGAAATTACATAGCAGGAATCTAAAATACATGTAattgttacatttttataaatgtgtgtttgtatgtttctttGCGTGTCTATTAAGATCTGGAAGACACAGGTGCTGTGGTGTAGTTCCAAGTTGGTCAGAaatctgaggcagaaggattaccgCTCTGAATCTAGCCAGAGTTACAATGAGTTAAGCCATGGTGGGGAGGGTTACTGACAacatagctcagtagtagagaatttgcctagcatgtgtagcATCTGGAGGTAAGTCCCCAGATGCAGCTCCAACAATCTTGTACTGTATGACAGCTACTGGGAGCAGTGAGCAGGTGGCTAGCTTGGGAgaactctaaagaaaaaaaacctctcctgctgggcagtggtggtgcatggctttgatctgagcactagggaggcagaggcaggtagatttttgaGTTGCTCAGCaagagttccgggacagccatggctacatagagaaagagTTTCGAAAATCATAAACgtaaacataaacaaagaaacaaaaactctccTCAAGACTGAGCTTGTCTGTGTAGCCCGGCTGTCCCTGACTCATTATGTAGTGCAGGCTGCCTTCAAACacagtgatctacctgcctctctctcccaattgctgagattaaaggtgtgcaccaccgctgcccaatttaagattttttttgtctatattagtgttttgcctgcatgtgtatttgtgtaccaATGTGCATTCAAGACCCTAGGAGGCTGGAGTgggcttcagatcccctggaacttggACTCCACACAGTTAATAGCAaaattgtgggtgctgggagttga
Proteins encoded in this region:
- the LOC127695549 gene encoding transmembrane protein 92-like isoform X2, with translation MKDSCVVGTLTLIFGLLSTLQGVSTNEGVNTGDSLSCPKGFTCCDNECCPERKAWDPANDPFRFLVIILLIMVALLFIYGLLLECFHLWGRVSHMGKCPNCRRDQHDIRTGDHLKTTEPPFTAPLESIYVSSLDSPPPYSQIVLNPTPTELSPPYSLRPEGLAGQMRGDAYATL
- the LOC127695549 gene encoding transmembrane protein 92-like isoform X1, with the translated sequence MKDSCVVGTLTLIFGLLSTLQGVSTNEVSHTMNILSCPKGFTCCDNECCPERKAWDPANDPFRFLVIILLIMVALLFIYGLLLECFHLWGRVSHMGKCPNCRRDQHDIRTGDHLKTTEPPFTAPLESIYVSSLDSPPPYSQIVLNPTPTELSPPYSLRPEGLAGQMRGDAYATL
- the LOC127695549 gene encoding transmembrane protein 92-like isoform X3, producing MKDSCVVGTLTLIFGLLSTLQGVSTNEVSHTMNILSCPKGFTCCDNECCPERKAWDPANDPFRFLVIILLIMVALLFIYGLLLECFPPTELSPPYSLRPEGLAGQMRGDAYATL
- the LOC127695553 gene encoding transmembrane protein 92-like, whose product is MMDSCVLGILTLIFGLLSRLQGVSTNEGANTCDSLSCPKGFTCCDNECCPERKAWDPANDPFLLLFIILLVTVTIFCICGLVEYFCPNCRKEEQDDRTGDHQNSRKPTSIAPLESIWITSLDPPPCYSRVVLNPTPTEPLPFSSLRPEGPAGQMRGNAYATL